The Faecalibacterium sp. I3-3-89 sequence CGGCAGAACGTAAGATTGAGTTGGAAATCGCCCTGGAGCATGACGAGCACCCCCTCCATGACGAAGAAGAGCTAGAAACCGAGGAGGAAGAAGCCTCGCTAACCAGTGAAAAGCGGCTGAAACGGGAAATCCGGGCGGAAGCCGTTCGGCGTCTGGAGGAAGCCGCCCGGACTGAGGCGGACTTTTCTGTGGTGATAAAGGAGTGGGACAAGCTGGACCAGAACCGGGAGCGCCGGGAACGGAATTACGAACACCTTCGGGGAGACTTGCCACTGGATTATCAGGCTGTTTCAGAACCCAAACTGATTCCCAGGTGGATGAATGACACGGCGTACCGGCAGATGATGGCCGGAAACTTTCTGGATATCCTATTTAACTGCCCTTATCAGATGCACCAGCTGACCGCTGATCCATTTATCTCGCGTATGATTGAGGAGCTGAGCGAGGATCACAAGGAAGTTCTGTACTTTCTCTCCCTGCGGCTATGGAGTGCTACCCAGCTTGCCTTAGCTCGTGAGCAGTCCGACCGCAATATCCGAAAACTAAGGAAAACCATTCATAGAAATTTACAGCGACAGATGTTTGACTACCTGCATAGTAAACGGGAGCGAGGTAGAAGTCTGACCCTGCGGGAACGCCAATTTATAGAGGAATATTCAGCCCTCGCAGAGGAACAAGGCAAAGATGTTGTGATTCGGCGGGAAAATAAGACGAACCGCAGAAAAGGAAAACCGCCCCTGGCGACAGGGACGGCTGAGGGGGAATAAATGCAGAATGAAGAACTTGTTTGAGCAATCCCGTTCTCATTGGGTGCGGTACGATCACTACGAGCTGAAAACGGCAAAAGACGGCAAACGGTACATCACCCCCGGCAAAGACACAAAGCCGGAGGTTTACAACCCGCTTAAAGAGGTTCCAGGCATCGTGCTGGACGCCCTGAATGTTGGAATGTTGATGATGAGCCGCAGCCCGGCGGTGGAAGTGGAGCGGGCAGTGTTGAAGTTTGTCACCCGGTATGGTTTATTGGGTCTGATGACCGCTCTGCCCACCACGCCGGCCTTTATGGACTATGAGGCGGTTTACCTGCCGAAGAATCATTTCCTGAAAGAGGAATCCATGGACACCGACCGGTATCTGGCTCTGTTTTATCCCTTTGACCAGCTGGACTTGGTGAAACGGGGAATTGAATCCGCCTGGAAGGTTTCCGGGGACCGGACGATGGTTGCCCTGACCATGACCTTTATGGATGAACCCATGGCAAAAACTATGAGCTTCCAGCGGCAGTATGCGGAGCCTTATGACTGGGTCGCCCAGCAGTTCAAGGACTGGGCTTTCACGCTGACCACCTCTATCTTGTACTACCAGGACTACCGTCTAATAGATCAAGACACCCGGGAATTGTACCAAAAAGCCATGGCTGCGTTCGGTGGGATTGCCCCCAGCTACCATATCGAGCTGCTGGACAAGCCCACCATTTACTGGGATTTTCACTCCCTGCTGCTGGGTATCCAGATGATGTTCAGCTTCATGCTGGTGGACGAGGAACATCCACTGCGACTGTGTAAGAACTGCCAGAAAGCATTTCTGGGCAGTCATGTCAACACCACCTTTTGCAGTCCCCAGTGCAAGAACCAGTACAACGTCCACAAGAGCCGGGAAAAAGCCAAAGGTGACCGGGCAGAAAACGAATGAATCCGCTGCGGCGGGGCTTTATATACCTTTGTTCCGCAGACAGCAAAAGGCTGGCAGCCTATGCTTTTGGGCACAAACTGCCAGCCTTTCTTTGTCGCTGTTGCTGCCCCGCAGGGGCACCTTTCGTACAGAGGAGCGAGGCGGGATAGCTCCCCCCAGCTGCCGTCTGCTGCACAAAGGTATAACACACTAGACTTTGTAACCAAAGTCGTGTGCCACGAAACCCCGGCGCGGTTTCTTTGGATTCTTCCGG is a genomic window containing:
- a CDS encoding sigma-70 family RNA polymerase sigma factor; amino-acid sequence: MVNRYARGFQDDRWDDESSISLTNEALERAAAAERKIELEIALEHDEHPLHDEEELETEEEEASLTSEKRLKREIRAEAVRRLEEAARTEADFSVVIKEWDKLDQNRERRERNYEHLRGDLPLDYQAVSEPKLIPRWMNDTAYRQMMAGNFLDILFNCPYQMHQLTADPFISRMIEELSEDHKEVLYFLSLRLWSATQLALAREQSDRNIRKLRKTIHRNLQRQMFDYLHSKRERGRSLTLRERQFIEEYSALAEEQGKDVVIRRENKTNRRKGKPPLATGTAEGE